The nucleotide window GGCGGGGGCTCGCTCCGCGTCGTGGCCGCGGACGTGACGGCGCTGGCGGGCGACGACCGAGCCGTCGGTCGCGCGCTCGGACTCGACGCGGACGCGGACGCGGACGGGCGGGACGGCGGCGCAGACTCGTCGGACGCGGCGGCCGTCGACGCCGTGTACGCGCGGAACCTCCCCGCCGAACTCCAGTCGCCGACCGTCGCGCTCGCCGAGCGGCTCGACGCCGCCTGCCTGTTCACCACGCTCGGGTTCGAGGAGCCGGTCGTCGACGTTCGACGGCGCTCGACGGAGTCGGGACCGGTCGTGTACGTCGCGCAGTGACCGGCGGGTTCCGGCGAGGGCAAGACGGGAAGAGGCGAGACGGAACCGGCGACGGCGGCCGCGAACCCGAACGTTCATTCCGCCGCCAGCCGGGGTAGCGGTATGCAGGTCGACGCAGTGGTCCTCGACATCGACGGGGTGTTGGTCGACGTGGCGGACTCCTACCGACGGGCGATCCTCGAGTCCGTCGACCGAGTGTGCGGCAAGCCGATCGACCCCGCGGCGATTCAGGCGTTCAAGGACGCCGGCGGGTTCAACAACGACTGGGAGCTGACGGACGCGGCCGCCCTGTTCGTGATAGCCCGGCGCGAGGGACTCCGGATGGACATCGACGAGTTCACCGACCGCGTCCGCGAACTCGGCGGCGGCCTCGACGCCGCTAAGGATGTCGTCGGCGACCTCCCGCGGGTCGCGCAGGCTCGCGTCCGCGACCAGTGGGACCGGGACGCGCTCCGCGAGACCTTTCAGGCGCTGTACCTCGGTTCGGAGCTGTACCGCGAGCTGGAGGGCGGCGAGCCACCGGTCGAGACGGAAGGGTACATCCACGACGAGCCGACGCTCGTCGACCCCGAGACCATCGCCGACCTCACCGCGCGGTTCGACGTGGGCGTCCTCACCGGCCGGCCGGCCGCGGAGGCCGACATCGCCTTGGAGCGCGTCGGCTTCGACGTGCCCGACGACCGCCGGTTCACGATGGACGACTGGGAAGAGGGGAAGCCCCACCCGCGGGCGCTCGTGGAGCTCGCGGAGCGGTTCGACGCCGAGCGCGTCGCGTTCGCGGGCGACACCCTCGACGACGTGCGGACCGCGCGCAACGCCGACGAGAGCGACGCAACGCGCGTCTACTACGGAATCGGCGTGTTGACGGGCGGGCTGACGGGCGAGTCGGGTCGCGAGAAGTTCGCCGAGAGCGGTGCAGACGCCGTGGTCGAGGACGTGAACGAGCTGACGGAGTTGTTGGAGTAGCGGAAGAGAGCGGTGTGATCTGGATGGGCCCTGCCGGAACCGCACTCCGAAGGTTGCGCCGGCTCCCGATGGGCGACCGGTCGCGTGTTGATGTGACTCTCGATTCGTCATAGGTCAGGGAGGTAGTCGCGACGCTGTTCAGATTTCTCGCGCGCGCTCCGGCGGTCGTAGTGTTCATCGAGGATGGTGTTGCTCGCGTCGAGCCGGTCAGAAACGACACGACGAGGCACGTCCTCGCGCCGATACGCGGTGACCCGTCCGCTCCGAACGTCGTGCGGAGACCGGGACGAGGGACAGGTACTGGCCTTGTTCATGTCCGTCGCCTCGCAGGTCTCCACGTCGCGATCGTGGGGACACTCGGCACCGCGCCAGCAGGGACGAGTAATCCGATAGAGAGTGTCCCGAATCGTC belongs to Halorubrum sp. DM2 and includes:
- a CDS encoding UPF0146 family protein; the encoded protein is MGSSPPSERALADALDRYERLIEVGVGRRPGVARALADRGREVVAVDVDVSDVARDAASETPGTGGGSLRVVAADVTALAGDDRAVGRALGLDADADADGRDGGADSSDAAAVDAVYARNLPAELQSPTVALAERLDAACLFTTLGFEEPVVDVRRRSTESGPVVYVAQ
- a CDS encoding TIGR01548 family HAD-type hydrolase; amino-acid sequence: MQVDAVVLDIDGVLVDVADSYRRAILESVDRVCGKPIDPAAIQAFKDAGGFNNDWELTDAAALFVIARREGLRMDIDEFTDRVRELGGGLDAAKDVVGDLPRVAQARVRDQWDRDALRETFQALYLGSELYRELEGGEPPVETEGYIHDEPTLVDPETIADLTARFDVGVLTGRPAAEADIALERVGFDVPDDRRFTMDDWEEGKPHPRALVELAERFDAERVAFAGDTLDDVRTARNADESDATRVYYGIGVLTGGLTGESGREKFAESGADAVVEDVNELTELLE